The following proteins come from a genomic window of Pyxidicoccus sp. MSG2:
- a CDS encoding CheR family methyltransferase → MSLSGPQVRRLDERLGARSRDLTPQQYLNFLKSPSGALELEELINAVVVHKTDLFRDEVQLAAFRFQVLTPLVERARRPLRVWSAGCATGEEVATLLVLLAEAGADPGSTVLGTDISAHALRRAQGLGFTDEQLRRVPPGSRERYFVPAGPRMALVPALRERASFQLHNLMDTPYPAPAGGGGFDVIFCRNVLIYFTGEAFQRTVEVLAGSLLPGGTLVLSSSEPLLQLPPSLRVLRGEQAFFYVRAEESSGASGGEGLPAFPVPKRPSGSVAVVGTPASPPVSGDEARRRAATAASALDVTPRKGPASSPTAADVTEADRLFAGVLDGTSSGGTEDAAEKDLRRCLALDPDHSAARYLLALLLEQGSRPLEAGIEYLRALQSLEAGRARPVPFFLNPARLQVACAHAVERLEAATRGGR, encoded by the coding sequence ATGTCGCTGAGCGGCCCGCAGGTCCGCCGGCTGGATGAGCGGCTGGGGGCGCGCAGCCGGGACCTCACCCCGCAGCAGTACCTCAACTTCCTCAAGTCCCCCTCCGGCGCCCTGGAGCTGGAGGAGCTCATCAACGCGGTGGTGGTCCACAAGACGGACCTCTTCCGGGACGAGGTGCAGCTGGCGGCGTTCCGCTTCCAGGTGCTGACGCCACTGGTGGAGCGGGCGCGGCGGCCGCTGCGCGTCTGGAGCGCGGGCTGCGCCACGGGCGAGGAGGTGGCCACGCTGCTGGTGCTGCTGGCGGAGGCGGGCGCGGACCCGGGCAGCACGGTGCTGGGCACGGACATCTCCGCGCACGCGCTGCGGCGGGCCCAGGGGCTGGGCTTCACCGACGAGCAGCTGCGCCGGGTGCCCCCCGGCTCGCGCGAGCGCTACTTCGTCCCGGCGGGGCCTCGCATGGCGCTGGTGCCGGCCCTGCGCGAGCGCGCGAGCTTCCAGCTCCACAACCTGATGGACACGCCGTACCCGGCCCCGGCGGGAGGCGGCGGCTTCGACGTCATCTTCTGCCGCAACGTGCTCATCTACTTCACGGGGGAGGCCTTCCAGCGGACGGTGGAGGTGCTCGCCGGGAGCCTCCTGCCGGGCGGCACGCTGGTGCTGTCCTCCTCGGAGCCGCTGCTCCAGCTGCCCCCGTCGCTGCGGGTGCTGCGCGGCGAGCAGGCGTTCTTCTACGTGCGCGCGGAGGAGTCCTCCGGAGCCTCCGGAGGGGAGGGGCTCCCGGCCTTCCCGGTGCCGAAACGGCCGTCCGGAAGCGTCGCCGTGGTGGGGACTCCCGCCTCCCCTCCAGTCTCTGGAGACGAGGCGCGAAGGCGGGCCGCGACGGCGGCGTCTGCCCTGGACGTCACGCCGCGAAAGGGCCCCGCCTCCAGCCCGACAGCAGCCGATGTCACCGAGGCGGACCGCCTCTTCGCGGGCGTCCTCGACGGCACCTCCTCGGGCGGCACGGAGGACGCGGCGGAGAAGGACCTGCGCCGCTGCCTCGCGCTGGACCCGGACCACTCCGCCGCGCGCTACCTGCTGGCGCTGCTCCTGGAGCAGGGCAGTCGGCCCCTCGAGGCCGGCATCGAGTACCTCCGCGCGCTCCAGTCGCTGGAGGCCGGCCGCGCGCGCCCCGTGCCCTTCTTCCTCAACCCCGCGCGGCTCCAGGTGGCCTGCGCGCACGCCGTGGAGCGCCTGGAGGCGGCCACCCGCGGGGGGCGCTGA
- a CDS encoding methyl-accepting chemotaxis protein, with protein MKAPEGLRGLARWTARPALLGTAVGAGLGLLQAFSTDALPEGSWGLMLGQLGLMLALSLWLIGVHSRRSLRVLYALGEARLPPTPEHLRDALLEARVFPERCFAFVLQNWVVGSLLLAALFVPWSGAEWTLGLRIVLGGLSLGPLSALFIYLLVARRGRKAVEWVAAQGLSPLEVVATVPPRRMHIRRRMVLFTAIAVLSPSLFILDASVSRTLRAVDQVVATASPEDKVAAKEGVRDSTGMAVSGLVALLVMLTAYLGGTVIAEPLRSITEDATRIAQGDLRPPRVIAAEDEVWATSAAFAQMQAQLGQALTQLRRAGLQISTTTEQLVATSGEQESGADEQAGSLNVTSATTEELARSATQIAGNAESVSTIAETTFAAAQTGQRGAAAFLGAMQRMKEDNQAIADAVVRLNKRVQQIGKVVEFINEIADKSDLLALNAELEGTKAGEVGRGFSLVAAEMRRLAENVIRSTKAIEQLIEEIRDATHAAVMATEAGLKTTDAGTVLAAQVDESLSLILELARQTSHAVRSIHLATQQQQTGTDQLAAAMGDILRVTEQNSAATKQMAAANADLASLSRDLKRVVERFHVGAGERV; from the coding sequence ATGAAGGCGCCGGAAGGCTTGAGGGGGCTGGCCCGGTGGACGGCGCGTCCGGCGCTGCTGGGCACCGCCGTGGGTGCGGGGCTGGGGCTGTTGCAGGCGTTCTCCACGGACGCGCTTCCGGAGGGTTCCTGGGGCCTGATGCTCGGGCAGTTGGGGCTGATGCTGGCGCTGTCGCTCTGGCTCATCGGCGTGCACAGCCGTCGCTCGCTGCGCGTGCTGTACGCCCTGGGCGAGGCGCGGCTGCCGCCGACGCCGGAGCATCTGCGCGACGCGCTGCTGGAGGCCCGCGTCTTCCCCGAGCGGTGCTTCGCCTTCGTCCTCCAGAACTGGGTGGTCGGCTCGCTGCTGCTGGCGGCGCTCTTCGTCCCCTGGTCGGGCGCGGAGTGGACGCTGGGGCTGCGCATCGTCCTGGGCGGCTTGTCCCTGGGGCCGCTGAGCGCGCTCTTCATCTACCTGCTGGTGGCGCGCCGCGGGCGCAAGGCCGTGGAGTGGGTCGCCGCGCAGGGGCTGTCGCCGCTGGAGGTGGTGGCCACGGTGCCGCCCCGGCGCATGCACATCCGCCGGCGCATGGTGCTCTTCACCGCCATCGCCGTGCTCAGCCCGTCCCTCTTCATCCTCGACGCCTCCGTTTCCCGCACCCTTCGCGCGGTGGACCAGGTGGTGGCGACGGCCTCGCCCGAGGACAAGGTGGCCGCGAAGGAGGGGGTCCGCGACAGCACCGGGATGGCGGTGTCGGGACTCGTGGCCCTGCTGGTGATGCTCACCGCGTACCTGGGCGGCACCGTCATCGCGGAGCCGCTGCGCTCCATCACCGAGGACGCCACGCGCATCGCCCAGGGAGACCTGCGTCCGCCGCGCGTCATCGCCGCGGAGGACGAGGTGTGGGCCACGTCAGCCGCCTTCGCCCAGATGCAGGCGCAACTGGGGCAGGCCCTCACCCAGTTGCGGCGCGCGGGCCTGCAGATTTCGACCACCACCGAGCAGCTGGTGGCCACCTCCGGAGAGCAGGAATCCGGCGCGGACGAGCAGGCCGGCTCGCTCAACGTGACGAGCGCCACCACGGAGGAGCTGGCGCGCTCGGCGACGCAGATAGCGGGCAACGCCGAGTCCGTGTCCACCATCGCCGAGACGACCTTCGCCGCCGCGCAGACGGGCCAGCGCGGCGCGGCCGCCTTCCTCGGCGCCATGCAGCGCATGAAGGAGGACAACCAGGCCATCGCCGACGCCGTGGTGCGCCTCAACAAGCGCGTGCAGCAGATTGGCAAGGTGGTGGAGTTCATCAACGAGATTGCCGACAAGTCGGACCTGCTGGCGCTCAACGCGGAGCTGGAGGGCACCAAGGCGGGCGAGGTGGGCCGGGGCTTCTCGCTGGTGGCCGCGGAGATGCGCAGGCTCGCGGAGAACGTCATCCGCTCCACCAAGGCGATTGAGCAGCTCATCGAGGAGATTCGCGACGCGACGCACGCGGCGGTGATGGCCACCGAGGCGGGGCTGAAGACGACGGACGCGGGCACGGTGCTGGCGGCCCAGGTGGACGAGAGCCTGAGCCTCATCCTCGAGCTGGCGCGGCAGACGTCGCACGCGGTGCGCAGCATCCACCTGGCCACGCAGCAGCAGCAGACGGGCACGGACCAGCTCGCCGCGGCCATGGGCGACATCCTGCGCGTCACGGAGCAGAACTCGGCGGCCACCAAGCAGATGGCGGCGGCCAACGCGGACCTGGCCTCGCTCTCCCGGGACTTGAAGCGGGTGGTGGAGCGCTTCCACGTGGGCGCCGGGGAGAGGGTGTGA
- a CDS encoding tetratricopeptide repeat protein has translation MRRLVLLALLALPGCFYPADRGRALEAKVDRLGAESAQMQAELKEARAQLAATLPKIDEKVAEVTKALEGLDTASRRKDADIGIQFQKTVEDLAQLRGQVETYLHKITELETALGEQDKKLLALQGTEAVKEAEAKKKAEELQRPTDKKEFLALAQEKAKAGEVLVARQLYTEFLKKWAKDALVADAHYGLGETYYSEQRCREALFEYGKVVQEYPKSATAPDAYLRSSECFSKLKMKDESRLALEELVKGYPKSAAAKTAKERLAELDKAAKTPAKKGKK, from the coding sequence ATGCGAAGGCTCGTCCTGCTCGCCCTGCTGGCACTCCCTGGTTGTTTCTACCCTGCTGACCGTGGCCGCGCCCTCGAGGCGAAGGTGGACCGGCTCGGCGCCGAGTCCGCCCAGATGCAGGCGGAACTGAAGGAGGCGCGCGCGCAGCTCGCCGCCACGCTGCCGAAAATCGACGAGAAGGTCGCCGAGGTGACCAAGGCCCTCGAGGGACTGGACACCGCCTCGCGCCGCAAGGACGCGGACATCGGCATCCAGTTCCAGAAGACGGTGGAGGACCTCGCCCAGCTGCGCGGCCAGGTGGAGACGTACCTCCACAAAATCACCGAGCTGGAGACGGCCCTGGGTGAGCAGGACAAAAAGCTGCTCGCCCTCCAGGGCACCGAGGCGGTGAAGGAGGCCGAGGCGAAGAAGAAGGCCGAGGAGCTCCAGCGCCCCACGGACAAGAAGGAGTTCCTCGCGCTCGCGCAGGAGAAGGCCAAGGCCGGCGAAGTGCTCGTGGCGCGCCAGCTCTACACCGAGTTCCTGAAGAAGTGGGCCAAGGACGCGCTGGTGGCCGACGCGCACTACGGCCTCGGCGAGACGTACTACTCCGAGCAGCGCTGCCGCGAGGCCCTCTTCGAGTACGGCAAGGTGGTGCAGGAGTACCCGAAGTCGGCCACCGCGCCGGACGCGTACCTGCGCTCCTCGGAGTGCTTCTCCAAGCTGAAGATGAAGGACGAGTCGCGGCTGGCCCTGGAGGAGCTGGTGAAGGGCTACCCGAAGTCCGCCGCGGCCAAGACGGCGAAGGAGCGCCTCGCCGAGCTGGACAAGGCGGCGAAGACGCCCGCGAAGAAGGGGAAGAAATGA
- the cheB gene encoding chemotaxis-specific protein-glutamate methyltransferase CheB, with the protein MGKKVSVLVVDDSLICRQLICDALTKDPDIEVVGSCADGKQAVEMTKELRPHVITMDVDMPVMDGLTATEHIMAECPTPILVLTADPRSQAPELTYRALELGALALQIKPAIDAGPDAWNLVREIKLLSSVRVIRHLRRPQKGNITPPRVATSVLPAVSMGVVAVAASTGGPQVLFRMLSELPADFPAPIVIVQHINAAFAESLAGWLGNTSRLKVRLAQDGEPLMPGHVLIAPPGQHLVIPFRGRVGLKPGVERDGHMPSGTVLLESAARTYGRRAVGLVLTGMGADGADGLLSIKQAGGLTLAQNEESCVVFGMPGAAVERKAVDHLIHGDDVASTLARLARGESLAVGR; encoded by the coding sequence ATGGGCAAGAAAGTGTCGGTGCTGGTGGTCGATGACTCACTCATCTGCCGACAGCTCATCTGCGACGCACTGACGAAGGACCCGGACATCGAAGTCGTCGGGTCCTGCGCGGACGGCAAGCAGGCCGTCGAGATGACGAAGGAGCTGCGTCCCCACGTCATCACCATGGACGTGGACATGCCCGTCATGGACGGGCTGACGGCCACCGAGCACATCATGGCCGAGTGCCCCACGCCCATCCTGGTGCTCACCGCGGACCCCCGCTCGCAGGCCCCGGAGCTGACCTACCGCGCGCTGGAGCTGGGCGCGCTCGCCCTGCAAATCAAGCCCGCCATCGACGCGGGGCCGGACGCGTGGAACCTCGTCCGCGAAATCAAGCTGCTGTCCTCGGTGCGCGTCATCCGCCACCTGCGCCGGCCCCAGAAGGGCAACATCACCCCGCCCCGGGTGGCCACCTCGGTGCTGCCGGCGGTGTCCATGGGCGTGGTGGCGGTGGCCGCCAGCACGGGCGGGCCGCAGGTGCTCTTCCGGATGCTGTCGGAGCTGCCGGCGGACTTCCCGGCGCCCATCGTCATCGTCCAGCACATCAACGCGGCCTTCGCCGAATCGCTGGCCGGGTGGCTGGGCAACACCAGCCGGCTGAAGGTGCGCCTCGCCCAGGACGGCGAGCCGCTGATGCCGGGGCACGTGCTCATCGCCCCGCCGGGGCAGCACCTCGTCATCCCCTTCCGGGGACGCGTGGGGCTCAAGCCGGGCGTGGAGCGCGACGGGCACATGCCGTCCGGCACGGTGCTGCTGGAGAGCGCGGCGCGCACGTACGGCCGGCGCGCGGTGGGACTGGTGCTGACGGGCATGGGCGCGGACGGCGCGGACGGGCTCCTGTCCATCAAGCAGGCCGGAGGGCTGACGCTGGCGCAGAACGAGGAGTCGTGCGTGGTGTTCGGCATGCCGGGCGCGGCGGTGGAGCGCAAGGCGGTGGACCACCTCATCCACGGGGACGACGTCGCGAGCACGCTGGCGCGGCTGGCTCGGGGCGAGTCCCTCGCCGTGGGACGCTGA
- a CDS encoding hybrid sensor histidine kinase/response regulator, which produces MNPSDRLLKQFRDLVTVRLERINRALMELEAGANAEAGRGVLRELHGLKGEARMMGFDDINALVHEMEELVRCTEAQRYSLAPPSADALLLAADAVLVLSGALPSADPPPRVDTLVASLQACIRSEADRVALLVVPTPESSSASGAGAAEVVPQGGPEVRGAGAGTSSRTGATPGAAPPHKGVPGPHRHVALPRVAVVSTPATAAAIAASTLSGLPAPTVAPTRGPAGGATAARQPEARSDTAVRIGVASLDVLTSAVTNLAQVARRRELANARRLALARELSQLAREAEDLGPVGAALAARLGTAKELAAALHRESKLLSNAELRDLGMVVEEVQTLRMLPLSVLFEPYPRMVRDLSRALGKEVELVVDGEDTRADRAVVEALREPLMHLVRNALDHGLETRVERVASDKKPRGCLTLRAAREGSRIVLRVEDDGMGVDPVQLRRVAVRKGFLDESAANALSDAAARELIFLPGFTSREVVTDLSGRGVGLDAVRTSIQGLGGDVGVESAPGWGTIFEVRVPVSLTVAPLLFIQVGEETLALSATHVSRALKVESSNLCEVAARPSLLVEGRVLPLAPMASLLGLAPERPVREGELALVVRSQGGAAALVVDRVLEERVQAILPVRGVLARFAHLTGATSLADGRLAMVLSAAYLTSSAHGTAPLRLPRSAPPGVQSRKRRILVVDDSPLTRELISNLLEAVGYDTVMAGDGAEALEQVEVHALDLVVTDLEMPGVDGLELTRLLKGHPTHSRLPVVILTTRGGEADRRRGLAAGADGYITKGDLVRQDLVDVVGRLLG; this is translated from the coding sequence GTGAACCCGAGCGACCGCCTGCTCAAGCAGTTCCGGGACCTGGTGACGGTGCGGCTGGAGCGCATCAACCGGGCCCTGATGGAGCTGGAGGCCGGAGCGAATGCCGAGGCCGGGCGGGGTGTGCTGCGCGAGCTGCATGGGCTCAAGGGCGAGGCCCGGATGATGGGCTTCGACGACATCAACGCGCTCGTCCACGAGATGGAGGAACTGGTCCGCTGCACCGAGGCGCAGCGCTACAGCCTCGCGCCCCCGTCCGCCGACGCGCTGCTCCTGGCCGCCGACGCCGTACTCGTGCTGTCCGGCGCGCTGCCCTCCGCGGACCCGCCGCCGCGCGTGGACACGCTCGTCGCGTCGCTCCAGGCCTGCATCCGCTCCGAGGCGGACCGCGTGGCCCTCCTCGTCGTCCCCACGCCGGAGTCCTCGTCCGCATCCGGGGCGGGCGCCGCGGAAGTCGTGCCCCAGGGGGGGCCCGAGGTCAGGGGCGCTGGGGCCGGGACTTCCTCGCGCACGGGAGCCACGCCGGGGGCAGCGCCTCCGCACAAGGGCGTGCCTGGCCCGCACCGGCATGTGGCGCTTCCGCGCGTCGCGGTGGTGTCGACCCCCGCCACCGCCGCGGCCATCGCCGCCTCGACGCTGTCCGGCCTGCCGGCACCCACTGTCGCGCCGACGCGTGGGCCCGCCGGTGGCGCGACGGCGGCCCGCCAGCCCGAGGCGCGCTCGGACACGGCGGTGCGCATCGGCGTGGCGAGCCTGGACGTGCTCACCAGCGCCGTCACCAATCTCGCGCAGGTGGCGCGGCGGCGCGAGCTGGCCAACGCCCGACGCCTGGCCCTGGCGCGCGAGCTGAGCCAGTTGGCCCGCGAGGCGGAGGACCTGGGGCCCGTAGGCGCGGCGCTGGCCGCGCGGCTGGGGACGGCCAAGGAGCTGGCCGCCGCGCTCCACCGCGAGTCCAAGCTGCTGTCCAACGCGGAGCTGCGCGACCTGGGCATGGTGGTGGAGGAGGTGCAGACGCTGCGGATGCTCCCGCTGTCCGTCCTCTTCGAGCCCTATCCGCGCATGGTGAGAGACCTCTCTCGCGCACTGGGCAAGGAGGTGGAGCTCGTCGTCGACGGCGAGGACACCCGCGCGGACCGGGCGGTGGTGGAGGCCCTGCGCGAGCCCCTCATGCACCTGGTGCGCAACGCGCTGGACCACGGGCTGGAGACGCGGGTGGAGCGGGTGGCCTCGGACAAGAAGCCCCGGGGCTGTCTCACGCTGCGCGCCGCGCGGGAGGGCAGCCGCATCGTCCTGCGCGTGGAGGACGACGGCATGGGGGTGGACCCGGTCCAGCTCCGCCGGGTGGCCGTGCGCAAGGGCTTCCTGGACGAAAGCGCCGCCAACGCCCTGTCGGACGCCGCGGCCCGCGAGCTCATCTTCCTCCCCGGCTTCACGTCGCGCGAGGTGGTGACCGACCTGTCAGGTCGCGGAGTGGGGCTGGATGCCGTCCGCACCTCCATCCAGGGCCTGGGCGGCGACGTGGGCGTGGAGTCCGCGCCCGGCTGGGGCACCATCTTCGAGGTGCGGGTGCCCGTGTCCCTCACGGTGGCGCCGCTGCTCTTCATCCAGGTGGGGGAGGAGACGCTGGCCCTGAGCGCCACCCACGTCTCGCGCGCCCTCAAGGTGGAGTCGTCGAACCTGTGCGAGGTGGCCGCGCGTCCCTCCCTGCTGGTGGAGGGCCGGGTGCTGCCGCTCGCCCCGATGGCCTCGCTGCTGGGCCTGGCGCCCGAGCGCCCCGTCCGGGAAGGAGAGCTGGCGCTGGTGGTGCGCAGCCAGGGCGGGGCCGCCGCGCTGGTGGTGGACCGGGTGCTGGAGGAGCGCGTCCAGGCCATCCTCCCCGTGCGGGGCGTGCTCGCCCGCTTCGCCCACCTCACCGGTGCCACGTCCCTGGCGGACGGGCGGCTGGCCATGGTGCTGTCGGCCGCCTACCTCACCTCCAGCGCCCACGGCACGGCCCCCCTGCGGCTGCCCCGCTCGGCGCCTCCGGGCGTCCAGTCGCGCAAGCGGCGCATCCTGGTGGTGGACGACTCGCCCCTCACCCGGGAGCTCATCTCCAACCTCCTGGAGGCGGTGGGGTACGACACCGTCATGGCCGGCGACGGCGCCGAGGCCCTGGAGCAGGTGGAGGTCCATGCCCTGGACCTGGTCGTCACGGACCTGGAGATGCCGGGCGTGGACGGCCTGGAGCTCACCCGGCTCCTCAAGGGACACCCCACCCACTCCCGCCTGCCCGTCGTCATCCTCACCACGCGTGGTGGAGAGGCGGACCGGCGGCGTGGGCTGGCGGCCGGGGCGGACGGCTACATCACCAAGGGCGACCTGGTGCGACAGGACCTGGTGGATGTGGTGGGGCGCCTGTTGGGCTGA
- a CDS encoding methyl-accepting chemotaxis protein, translating into MTTRTGPRRASFSRHLMIPIPLANLVGAVLSLHFASLTLAEKLAPVMDLFGWMGAGLTAVTLLTGAAISLGRLRTLRGLERGDEPATPEKLAAAVAEVTRAPDDAFLGSLGLWLLTTVSLGGVMWGVGEVEPWVAGRIAGLGLLFGPLTALMVHCLVILRSRKVVLWLAELGMSHSQLIAAMPRRGEIRARLVAFTFICVVTPAVLSARLASALGDRLLKQLMAESSPDASLALAETLRMEALTSGGLLVTLVFGLALTTAWLGGTLLGRPLRELSGEARRIAEGDLASPRVVPAEDEVWDVSAAFTTMRAHLADVMSQLQRAGAQISATTEEILSTSGRYEAGAAEQASSLDETSATTEELARSARQIAENAGSVAEIAHRTLGAAEQGQGSAEAFLGSMARMRQDNGAIASAVVRLNKRVQQIGKIVEFINGVADKSDLLALNAELEGTKAGEVGRGFSLVAAEMRRLAENVLESTKEIEGLIEEVREASAAAVSATEGGVRAVETGTTLAQQVSESLRQIVDLAGQTSDAVRSISLATQQQQTGTDQLADTMADILRITQQSLNATKQVSTANTDLLVLARDLRGVVERFQIGRDTLREDGG; encoded by the coding sequence ATGACGACGCGCACCGGCCCCCGGCGGGCCTCGTTCAGCCGGCACCTGATGATTCCCATCCCCCTGGCCAACCTGGTGGGGGCGGTGCTCAGCCTGCACTTCGCCTCCCTCACCCTGGCCGAGAAGCTGGCGCCGGTGATGGACCTCTTCGGGTGGATGGGGGCGGGGCTGACGGCCGTGACGCTGCTGACGGGCGCGGCGATTTCCCTGGGCCGGCTGCGCACCCTGCGCGGGCTGGAGCGCGGGGACGAGCCCGCCACGCCGGAGAAGCTGGCGGCAGCGGTGGCCGAGGTGACGCGCGCCCCGGACGACGCCTTCCTCGGCTCGCTGGGGCTGTGGCTGCTCACCACCGTCTCCCTGGGCGGCGTCATGTGGGGCGTGGGCGAGGTTGAGCCCTGGGTGGCGGGGCGCATCGCGGGGCTGGGGCTGCTCTTCGGACCGCTCACCGCGCTGATGGTCCACTGCCTCGTCATCCTCCGCTCGCGCAAGGTGGTGCTGTGGCTGGCGGAGCTGGGGATGTCGCACTCGCAGCTCATCGCCGCCATGCCCCGCCGGGGTGAGATTCGCGCGCGACTGGTGGCCTTCACGTTCATCTGCGTGGTGACGCCCGCGGTGCTCTCCGCCCGGCTCGCCTCGGCGCTGGGGGATCGGCTCCTGAAGCAGTTGATGGCGGAGTCCAGCCCCGACGCGTCCCTCGCGCTGGCGGAGACGCTGCGCATGGAGGCGCTCACCTCGGGCGGCCTGCTGGTGACGCTCGTCTTCGGGCTGGCGCTGACCACCGCGTGGCTGGGCGGCACGCTGCTGGGCCGGCCCCTGCGCGAGCTGTCCGGCGAGGCGCGGCGCATCGCCGAGGGTGACCTGGCCAGCCCGCGCGTGGTGCCCGCCGAGGACGAGGTCTGGGACGTGTCCGCCGCCTTCACCACCATGCGCGCGCACCTGGCGGACGTCATGTCCCAGCTCCAGCGCGCCGGCGCGCAGATTTCCGCGACGACGGAGGAAATCCTCTCCACCTCCGGGCGCTACGAGGCGGGCGCGGCGGAGCAGGCCAGCTCTCTGGACGAGACGAGCGCCACCACGGAGGAATTGGCGCGCTCGGCGCGGCAGATTGCCGAGAATGCGGGCTCGGTGGCGGAAATCGCCCACCGCACGCTGGGCGCGGCGGAGCAGGGGCAGGGCAGCGCGGAGGCCTTCCTCGGCTCCATGGCCCGCATGCGCCAGGACAACGGCGCGATTGCCTCCGCGGTGGTGCGACTCAACAAGCGCGTGCAGCAGATTGGCAAGATTGTCGAGTTCATCAACGGCGTGGCCGACAAGTCGGACCTGCTGGCGCTCAACGCGGAGCTGGAGGGCACGAAGGCGGGCGAGGTGGGGCGGGGCTTCTCGCTGGTGGCCGCGGAGATGCGGCGCCTGGCGGAGAACGTGCTGGAGTCCACCAAGGAGATTGAAGGGCTCATCGAGGAGGTGCGCGAGGCGTCCGCCGCGGCCGTGTCCGCGACGGAGGGCGGCGTGCGCGCGGTGGAGACGGGCACCACGCTGGCGCAGCAGGTGTCCGAGTCGCTGCGGCAAATCGTGGACCTGGCCGGCCAGACGTCGGACGCGGTGCGCAGCATCTCCCTGGCCACGCAGCAGCAGCAGACGGGTACGGACCAGCTCGCGGACACGATGGCGGACATCCTCCGCATCACCCAGCAGAGCCTCAACGCCACCAAGCAGGTGAGCACCGCCAACACGGACCTGCTGGTGCTGGCGAGGGATTTGCGCGGCGTGGTGGAGCGCTTCCAGATTGGCAGGGACACGCTCCGGGAGGATGGCGGGTGA